A window of Chryseobacterium sp. IHB B 17019 genomic DNA:
CAACTCACACCACCGTAAAAGCGGTAAAAACATCGAAGCCTGCAACTACGGCAACAGTTGCCACAACAGCAAAACCCGCAACAGCGCCTACAGCAGCAAAAATGAAGAAAGACGGAACGCCGGACAAAAGATATAAGGAAAACAAAAAATTAAAAAAAGACGGTACTCTTGATAAAAGGTACAAAGAAAACAAGTAAAACTCAACATTAGTTGTTATTTTCATAATCAAATTTCGTAGAACCGATGACCACTCATTCATCGGTTTTTTTATTGTATATCTGACGAAAATTGCAGCAGTTTCTTTAGTTATTTATAAATTTGAAGCATGTTAAACTTCCTAAAGAAAAATGCAGCATTGGTTTGGGCGAAAAATCACGTCCGAAAGGCTGATCAATTCAAGAAAAATGCAGAAAAAGATCAAGAAGAATTATTATTATCTCTTGTGAAGACGGCCAAAAAAACTCTTTTTGGGAGGGAACATGATTTTGAAAATATTAAATCCGTTAAAGATTTTCAGGAAAGAGTAAAAATTGCGGACTATGAAGACCTTAAACCTTATATTGAAAGAGTAAAAAGAGGACAGGCCAATATTCTCTGGACAGATGTTCCGGAATATTTTGCAAAAACTTCAGGAACCACTTCCGGCTCAAAATACATTCCGATTTCTAAAGAAGGAATGCCTTTTCAGATTAAAGGAGCTCAGAGCGCGCTTTTCCATTATATTGCTAAAAAAAATAATGCTGATTTCGTAAAAGGAAAAATGATCTTTTTACAGGGAAGCCCTGAATTAGAAGAGGTTTTTGGAATAAATACCGGCCGGCTTTCAGGAATTGTAGCCCATCATATCCCTAATTACCTGCAGAAAAACAGGCTTCCAAGCTGGGAAACCAATATTATGGAGGATTGGGAAGCCAAAGTTGATAAAATCGTTGAAGAAACAGAAAACGAAAACATGACTTTGATCTCCGGAATTCCGCCGTGGCTGATCATGTATTTTGAAAAATTAATTGAAAAACGTGGTAAAAAAATCAAACAGATTTTCCCGAATCTCCAACTTATTGTAACGGGAGGTGTGAATTACGAGCCTTACCGCGACAAAATGGAAGAACTTTTGGGTGGAAAAGTTGATATCATCCAGACATTTCCTGCTTCAGAAGGGTTTTTTGCGTTTCAGGATGATTATATCAAAGAGGGATTATTACTTTTAACCAATCATGGCATTTTCTATGAATTTATTCCGTTGGAAGAATACGGAAAACCAAATGCCAGAAGATTAACTTTAAAAGAAACTGAGCTTCACAAAGATTATGCTTTAATTTTAACAACAAATTCAGGCTTGTGGGCTTATTCCATTGGCGATGTGGTGAGATTTATTGATAAAGATCCGCATAGAATCCTGGTAAGCGGAAGGACGAAGCATTTCACTTCGGCTTTTGGGGAACATGTGATCGCTTTTGAAGTGGAAGAAGCTCTCAAAGCAGCTCTAGAAAAATATCCTGCTCAAATTACAGAGTTTCACCTGGCTCCGCAAGTTAACCCGGGTGAAGGACTTCCTTATCATGAATGGTTTATTGAATTTGAAAAAGAACCTGAAAATTTAGATCTTTTTAAAAATGAGCTGGACGATCAGCTCAGAAAACGAAATACTTATTATGATGATCTGATTTCCGGAAATATTCTGCAAAAACTTCATATTTCTTCATTAAAGAAGAATGCTTTTCATGAATATGCAAAATCCCAGGGAAAATTGGGCGGCCAGAATAAAATTCCAAGACTTGCAAATGACAGAAAAATCGCAGATTTATTAGAAATTTATAAACTTTAAACACATTTTTTTAATTCCGGAAACGTATATTCGAAAAAAATTATAAATTTGGAAAACTAAAAAATAATAATGAGAGCATCTGTACTTTTAAAATCATCTTTATTGACGTCGTTATTTGTAATTTCATCTTGTGCAACTACAAAATACTCAGAAGACATTTCGAAAAATGATTATTCTAATTTACAAGCCGGAAGAACCTATGTTGTTACAATGAAGGACGGTTCTAAAAACCAAAGAATGCTATTCCGTAATGTAGATGGCGACAATATTATTGGGACTGCCGGAAAAAAGGACAGTACGGAGGTGATCATTCCGAAATCCAATGTGGCTGCGGTGAGAGACAGCAGAAAAGCAAGAACTACGGCGGGCGCTGTGGTAATCGGGGCAGCAGGTGTTGCAGCTTTGGTTTTGAGCTCTTCCAGAGCGGATAACTAAAATAGATTTTATCTTTTGGTTACCATTTAATTTATCATTTAAAAAAACGAGATATTACTAGCCTTAAATCAATATTTGAGGCTATTTTTGTCGGATGATTTCTTTTACCCCGCTACAAACATTGGAAAATGTCGAATTCAGGAATCTTCTTACAGGAAGATTTTTTATTGTTTTAGCTTTCAGGATGCTCGCTACTTTACTAGGATGGTGGGTGTATCAGCTAACAAAAGATCCTTTTTCAATTGGTCTGATCGGGCTTTCGGAAGTCATTCCGGCGGTAAGCTGTGCGCTGTACGCGGGCCACGTGATTGATACAAATGAAAAGAAAAGACTTCTTCTTATTTGCAATTATGCTTATATTTTTTTAATAGGATTATTGCTGATTCCTGCTTTTCTTAATGTAGAACTGCATTTTACGGGACATCAGATCACTTATTTTATATATGGAGTGATTTTCTTCACAGGAATTGCGAGAGCTTTCATTGGCCCGATAGTTCCGTCCATGATTCCTAAAATCGTAAAAAAAGAAAATCTTCCCAATGCGGTAACCCTTAATCAGGCTACATTTCTTATTTCTTCCGTTTGCGGACATGCGATTGGCGGTTTTCTAATCGGGTACTTTGGTGTACAATGGACATTAGTTGTCATTATTTCATTAATATTTTTAGCCTCATTATTCTTTTTTCAATTAAAAAAACAATATTCCGAATACAAAAAAGAAAATATCAACGTTATAGACAGTATGCGTGAAGGGATTTCCTATATTTTTAAAACCAAGGAGATTTTAGGAGCGCTTTGTCTGGATATGTTTGCCGTTCTTTTCGGGGGTGCTGTGGCGATGATTCCTGTTTATGCGACCGATATTTTAAAGGTGGGCGCAGAAGGTTTCGGGCTATTGAATGCGGCATCTGATATTGGATCGATGTGTATTATTACCATTTTGTCCATTATTCCGTTAAGGAAAAATCAAGGTAAGATTTTGCTTGGTGTGGTAACAGGATTTGGTATCTGTATCATTGGTTTCGGATTGTCACATTTGTATTGGCTTTCGTTTATGTTTTTGGTATTAAGCGGAATGCTGGATGGGATTTCGGTAGTGATCAGAGGGACTATCGTACAATTGAAGACTCCGGATCATATCAGAGGCCGGGTTTTGAGTGTAAATTCGATTTTCATTATGTCCAGTAACGAAATGGGACAGTTTGAAAGTGGACTGATGGCAAAATTACTGGGTGTAGTGCGCTCTGTGGTCTTTGGAGGAACAATGACAGTACTTATTGCTTTGATCGTAGGAAGCACCAATGCGAAATTGAGAAAAATGCAATATTAGGACAATATAGACGTTATTATTAAATTAATCTTAAAAACTTTAATTTAAGATTAATAATTTTTTATATTTGTGATATAAAATTTCCCCTACATGAAAAAAACTTTACTAATTTTTTTGGGCCTCTTTGCCCAAATATTTTACGCACAGTCGGACTGTACTTCCGCTCTTGCTGTCTGCGGAAATTCTAATATTTCCTATACGCCGAGCGGATTCGGAAATGTTCAGGAAAACCCTCTTGGCGGAGGTTGTCTTTCATTGGAACATTTTTCCGTATGGTATACCTTTACAGCTTCTACAAGCGGAACACTTACATTTTTAATTACGCCTAACGTAAATCCAGCCAATCCTACAAATACCGATTATGACTGGGCTGTTTTCGGGCCTAATAAACAATGTGGAAGCTTAGGCTCACCATTAAGATGTTCTTATGCATCTACTGCAAGCGGAGTGCTTACAGGACTGAATATGACTGCTACCGACCTTACTGAAGGTGCAGGAGGTGATGGTTTTTGTAGATATCTGGACGTAGTAGCCGGAGAAACATATTATTTGATAGTAGACAACTTCTCTACCAATACCAATGGTTTTGTATTAAGCTGGGGTGGTACTGCTACTCTGTCTTCTCCGTTTACATCAGCTACTCAGCCGTATCCATTCATTCCACCAGGTGTTCCAAATGCAACTCCGGGTGGACCGAGCGAAGTAATCGTTTGTTCTGATCCTGCGACTTTTGATTTTACAACGTTATCAACGGGAATTATCAACGGAAACCCTAATTTCCAGGTAAGCTACCATACAAGCTCTAATGATGCTCTTACAGGCAACAACCCTATTACTGCTCCTCAGGTAGTAAATACAACCACTGTATATTACTACAGTCTCAGCTACGTGGATGTAGCAAACCCGAATAGCCCGATCAGTAAGTGTAAACAGACTGGAACATTCAAATTCAAGCAAGGAAATATTACAGCACTTGATGTTACATTAACAGCTTGTAACAATAATAATAACGGTACGGCAATTTATGACCTGACATCAGCGAATGTGTTGCCATCAGACCCTACAGCTATTAAAAAGTATTATCCTACAATGGCTGACCTTCTTGCGGGAACGAACGAAATTACAAACCCTGCCAACTTTACATCTTCTACAGGTACTGTTTTTGTAAATGTAACCACATTGCAAGGTTGTTCTGATTCTGCTCAGATTACATTAAATTTCTATCCTGTAGTGGTCGTAACAGAAGCTACTTTAAGGTCTTGTTTCATCGAAACGAATCCTTCTACAGCATTATTTAATCTGACAACAGCTGCCGTAACGACACAGACAGGAACAAAAACTTATTTCCCGTCTCTGGCAGATGCTATCGCAGGAACTAATGAAATTTTAAACCCAACAGCATACATTTCTCCAAATGGCGTAGTTTTCGTTAAAGTAACAAACGCAAACGGATGTTATGGAGTGGCTAAAGTAAATCTTATTGTACTTCCTCCGGTATATTCTAATGTTTTGGAAGATAAAATCATCTGTATGGAAGATAAAACGACATTAGATGCAGGTCCTGGATTTACAGGATACGCATGGAGTACAGGTGCTACCACACAATCTATTAATAATGTATCGGTTGGAACATATTGGGTAGATCTTAAAACAGGAACTTGTATTACAAGACAGACTGTAAAAGTATATGCTTCCGAGCAGCCAGTAATTTCACTAATCGATATTGTAAATAATACAGTAACAGTGAATGTTGTAGGCGGAACTGCTCCTTACCAATATTCAATGGACGGTATCAACTGGCAGGATTCTAACGCGTTTACAAACGTGCCGAGAGGTGACAACATGGTCTATGTAAAAGACGCTTATGACTGCGACCCTATTACCGTAGATATTGTAGTTCCTAATCTGGTAAATGTTATTACTCCAAACGGCGACGGTGTAAATGATGTGATTGACTATTCTGCACTGGCAGGCAAACAAAGCTTAGTACTAACCATCTATGACAGATACGGAGGAAAAGTAGGCCAGGCTGACAAATTATCAGGATTCAAATGGGACGGTACCACTTCAGGTAAAAAAGTACCTACGGGAACCTACTGGTATTCGGTAACTTGGACCGAAAATGACAAGAAGAACACACCATTCAAATTCTCAGGATGGGTATTGGTAAAAAATAGAGAGTAATCTATGATATACTAAGGAAAAAACCGCTTTTTCAAGCGGTTTTTTTCACTTAATAAATAATTCTATAATAATATTTACAAAAATCATTTCTAATGAAGAAGTTGTTACTACTGATCGTAGTGTTTTTATCACAAATGACTTTTGCACAATCAGATTGTGTTTCGGCGATTCCGGTTTGCGGAAATTCCGATATTTCTTATAATCCCAACAGTTCAGGTACTACACCGGAAAATACGGCTGGAAGTTGTCTGGATGTGGAACATTATTCCGTTTGGTATGTATTTACAGCAGCCACTTCCGGGACAATTGAGTTCACCATAAATCCGAATACAGTTCCTAATGTCAACCATTATGATTATGATTTTGCCGTTTACGGAGCAAATATTGATTGCGCAACTTGGGATTTCGGGAATGCAGCAAGCTGTAACTTTTCGGGTTTAAGCGGCCCTACGGGATTAAGCTCCACAGAAACAGGAGACCAATGGGAACCACCTTTGACCGTGAATGCAGGAGAAACATATTATCTTCTTATCGATAACTATATTCCGAGTAACCCGTATGGCTTCTCTTTAACGTGGGGCGGAACGGCCACCCTTTCTTCAGCATTTACAGACCCTACCTTGGCTCCAAATCCTTTTATAGCTCCGGGAGATACAAATCCGGCGGGAGGCCCGAACCTGGTATCAACATGTCCTTTACCGGGCCAGTTTGATTTCACCACATTATCTGCAGGAATTCTAAATGGGAACCCAAACTTTATCATCAGCTATCACACGACTGCTAATGATGCATTATTTGGGACCAACCCTATAACAACTCCAATTACCGTTAATGCAACAGATACTTATTATTACAGTATGCATTATCAGGATCCTACCGACCCGAATAACCCGTTAAATGCTTGTAGACAGACAGGTTCATTTAAGTTTAAATTAGGAACAATCACTCCGCAGAATGTAACAATTAAGGCTTGTAACAACAATGGAGCGGGAACAGGAACATTCAACCTGCTGGCTGCCAATGTTTATTTTGATCCTACGGCCACTAAAGAATTCTATCTCACACAAAGTGATATGGATGCAGGAATAAACAAAATCCAAAATCCCGGAGCTTATGTTTCAGGAGAAAAAACGATTTTTGTAAAAGTTACCACAACCGGACTATGTGTTGGAAGTTCAACCATTAAATTAGAGTTCTTCCCGGTAGTTGTAGCCTATGACGCAACTATTGAGTCATGCTTTATCGAAACCAATGTTAACACAGCATCATTTGATCTTACGTTGGCCAATGTTACTTCACAAAACGGAACAACCAAAAAGTTCTATAAAACACAGGCAGACGCAATAGCAGGAATAAATGAAATATTCAGCCCATATATTTCCACAAATGGAGTTGTATATGTAAGAGTAATTAATGATGACAACTGTTATGCGATTGCTAAAATTACCCTTAAAGTTTTACCACCGGTAAAATCCAATGTTCTTAAAGATAAAATCATCTGTATAGAAGATAAGACAACATTAGACGCAGGCCCGGGATTCGACGGTTACGAATGGAGCACAGGAGCAACCACGCAAACCATTACAAATGTAGGGGCCGGTGAATACTGGGTAAAATTAAAAACTGGTAGATGCTGGACTTTACAGGAAGTACACGTGAACGCTTCAGTTCAGCCTGTCATCACAAGCATTGACATCACAAACGACTCATTCACCGTGAATGTTTCAGGAGGAAAAGCACCTTACCAATATTCTCTGGATGGCACCAACTGGCAGGATTCCAATGTATTCACTGGTCTTCCGAGAGGTGAAAACAAAGTCTATGTAAAAGATGCTTACGACTGTAATCCTATCGATGTTCAGGTAACAGTTCCGAACCTTCTCAATGCCATTACTCCAAACGGGGACAACAGAAATGATTATATTGATTACTCAGCTTTGGCGTACAAGAAGAATCTGGTTTTCACTGTTTATGACAGATACGGAAACATGATGTATCAGGCAGATAAAATCAGAAACTATACATGGGACGGTACTTCAGGTGGCAAAAAAATTGTTACAGGAACTTACTGGTATACGATCACATGGACAGAAAACGATAAAAAAAATACCGAAACAAAATACAGTGGATGGGTATTGGTAAAAAATATCGATTAATTTGAAATGCTAATTTTCAGATACTTAAATCACCTCAATCCTGGGGTGATTTTTTTATGCACAACAACACCAACATGCTTGAATACTAGCTTAAACCCATGCCACGCAAATAAAATGTTGGTTACTATTTTTCATTTACTTCGTAAAAAAACTATCTTTGCAGAACTATGGCGCAGAAAGAAACACTATCTTCTTTGACGAACGGAAACTTTGCAAAAGAGCTCTCTATTGCAGACGGGAAAATGCCTCCCAATGCATTGGAATTCGAGAGACTGGTTATCGGTACTTTTTTGATTGACAAAAAGGGGCTTGATCACTCCATCGACTTGCTTACCCCGGAAGTTTTCTATGATCCGAGACATCAGGTAATTTTTTCCACCATTTTAAAATTATACGAAAGCAACAATCCGGTTGACTTAATGACCATTATTCAGGATCTGAAGAAAGACGGAAAATTAAGCTCAGCAGGAGGTGACAGCTATATTATCGACCTTACAATGGGGGTAAGCTCATCTGCTCACATTGAATATCATGTTCGTGTTATTCTTGAAAAATATATTTTAAGAAGTTTAATAAATGTTTCGGCCAACGTAATTGATGCTTCTTATAAAGAATCAACAGACGTTTTTGAACTTCTGGATAAAGCGGAACAATCTTTCTTTGAAATCACCAACGGAACGATCAAAAAAGGATTCGACACCGCCAATTCATTAGTAAAACAGGCCATTGAGACCATCAAGTCCCTGAAAGACAAAGAAGGACTTTCCGGAGTACCGTCAGGATTCCGGGATGTGGATAAGGAAACCGGAGGTTGGCAAAACTCTGACCTTATCATTATCGCGGCACGTCCGGCGATGGGTAAAACCGCATTTCTTCTTTCAATGGCAAGAAATATTGCTGTGGGGCACAAAATTCCAATGGCATTATTCTCCCTGGAGATGGCCTCGGTACAGTTGATCACCAGGATGATTGCTTCCGAAACAAGAATTTCATCAGAAAAATTAAGAAAAGGAACACTGGACGATGAAGAATGGCAAAGACTGTTCTCCAACGTATCAGAATTGGAAAACGCTCCTTTATATATCGACGAAACCCCTTCCCTTTCCATTTTCGACTTCCGTGCAAAATGCCGAAGACTGGTAATGCAGCATGGAGTAAGGCTTATCATGGTCGATTACCTTCAGCTGATGACCGCTGGTAGTGGCGGAAAAGGAACCGGAAACCGAGAACAGGAAATTTCCATGATTTCACGTTCATTAAAAGCCATTGCAAAAGAATTGAACGTTCCGGTAATTGCTCTTTCGCAGCTTTCCAGAAGTGTGGAAACACGTCCGGGAAAAAGACCTCAGCTTTCAGACCTTAGGGAATCGGGAGCTATTGAGCAGGATGCGGATATTGTATCTTTCATCTTCAGACCGGAATATTATAAAATCACCGTTTGGGATAATGACGAAGAAGGACAGGAAACTTCCACCGAAAATCAGGCGGAACTGATCATCGCAAAACACAGAAACGGTGCAACAGCAGATGTCCGTTTATCATTCTTAAAACATTTTGCAAAATTCGATAATATTGAAGCAGCATTCAATGGCGGCGGTGGTGGATATCCTTCAAGCATGGGATCCAATGAACCAAGTGGTTTTGATAAAATTAAAACAACCATTCAGCCGGGTGCAGCTTTTGACCTTCCGGATAATTCTAAGCTATCAGGATCTTCCATGAATGATTTTGATGATGAAGATGATTTTCCTTTTTAATTTTAGGGTTAAGATTTAGGCTAAAACTCAGATGCATCTAAATTTTTTAATCTTAAACTAAACCTCAGCCTCAATCTAAGATGAGAATCGAAATATACACCGACGGAGCTTGCAGCGGAAATCCCGGAAAAGGCGGATATGGAATTCTCATGCGCGTTCCTGAGAAAAACTATCAGAAAACATTCTCCAAAGGCTTCCGGAAGACCACCAACAACAGAATGGAACTTCTCGCCGTAATCACAGCGCTGGAAAAGCTCAAATCTCCGGACAATGAAATTCACATTTATACCGACAGCAAATATGTTTCGGATGCCATCAACCAGAATTGGTTGGCAGGATGGATAAAAAGAGGTTGGAAGAATGTAAAAAATCCGGATCTTTGGCAAAAATTTGTGGCTTTATATAATATCCACAAACCAAAAATGCATTGGATCAAAGGCCACGCCGGGCATTTTGAGAACGAATTGTGCGATAAACTTGCTGTGGCAGCCTCAAATTCAACAGATTTGGAAGTTGATGCTTATTTTGAGAACCTTGAAAACAATTCTCTATTTTAAATTATACTGAAATTAAAATTTGCTTAAAATTTTTCAGTATTTCTTGTTTTAATATATCTTTTATTATAGAGTATCCACCAATTAAGCCGAAATTAACATTAAATATATATTTATTGATTGGGATTTAATATCTTTGATGCGTCTAATTTAAGTGTACCAATAAATGAATAGAAAAAACTACCTCCTTTTATTTTTATGCCTTTTGCTGTGCTTACCACAACATTTTGCTTCCCAAACATATCAGCTTACCGGAAATCCTGTCAATACAACAGGATGGACAATGGTCGCTCCTACGGTAGTAAATACGGATTTTGTCCAGCTTACCCCGGATACCAATACACAATCCGGATCCATCAGGCTGGATAACCAAATTAACCTTAAATACTGCGATAAATGGAAAGTGGAATTCGATTTCAGGATGGATTCCAACCAAACCGCCAATGGGGACGGGCTTGCCTTCTGGTATCTTGCCAATCCTCCGATAGCCAGTGTATTAGGCTCTGGTCTTGGAGTTTCTCAAAATGCCGTTGGTCTTATTGTAGGATTTGATACATATAACAATACGACGACCGCCGTAATGAGTAAGGTACACGTTGCATACGGACAGGTAACTAACACTACCGACACGAACAATGTGGAGTTTTTCAACACTCCGGGAAGCTCTTTCCACTCACCGGATATGAATACAACGCTGCCTTTCCAGGGAACTACCTATAAACATGTTGAGGTAACGTCACAGGTAGACCCTGCCGCACCGGCAAACTGGATCATAA
This region includes:
- a CDS encoding GH3 auxin-responsive promoter family protein, which gives rise to MLNFLKKNAALVWAKNHVRKADQFKKNAEKDQEELLLSLVKTAKKTLFGREHDFENIKSVKDFQERVKIADYEDLKPYIERVKRGQANILWTDVPEYFAKTSGTTSGSKYIPISKEGMPFQIKGAQSALFHYIAKKNNADFVKGKMIFLQGSPELEEVFGINTGRLSGIVAHHIPNYLQKNRLPSWETNIMEDWEAKVDKIVEETENENMTLISGIPPWLIMYFEKLIEKRGKKIKQIFPNLQLIVTGGVNYEPYRDKMEELLGGKVDIIQTFPASEGFFAFQDDYIKEGLLLLTNHGIFYEFIPLEEYGKPNARRLTLKETELHKDYALILTTNSGLWAYSIGDVVRFIDKDPHRILVSGRTKHFTSAFGEHVIAFEVEEALKAALEKYPAQITEFHLAPQVNPGEGLPYHEWFIEFEKEPENLDLFKNELDDQLRKRNTYYDDLISGNILQKLHISSLKKNAFHEYAKSQGKLGGQNKIPRLANDRKIADLLEIYKL
- a CDS encoding MFS transporter, which encodes MISFTPLQTLENVEFRNLLTGRFFIVLAFRMLATLLGWWVYQLTKDPFSIGLIGLSEVIPAVSCALYAGHVIDTNEKKRLLLICNYAYIFLIGLLLIPAFLNVELHFTGHQITYFIYGVIFFTGIARAFIGPIVPSMIPKIVKKENLPNAVTLNQATFLISSVCGHAIGGFLIGYFGVQWTLVVIISLIFLASLFFFQLKKQYSEYKKENINVIDSMREGISYIFKTKEILGALCLDMFAVLFGGAVAMIPVYATDILKVGAEGFGLLNAASDIGSMCIITILSIIPLRKNQGKILLGVVTGFGICIIGFGLSHLYWLSFMFLVLSGMLDGISVVIRGTIVQLKTPDHIRGRVLSVNSIFIMSSNEMGQFESGLMAKLLGVVRSVVFGGTMTVLIALIVGSTNAKLRKMQY
- a CDS encoding T9SS type B sorting domain-containing protein, with the protein product MKKTLLIFLGLFAQIFYAQSDCTSALAVCGNSNISYTPSGFGNVQENPLGGGCLSLEHFSVWYTFTASTSGTLTFLITPNVNPANPTNTDYDWAVFGPNKQCGSLGSPLRCSYASTASGVLTGLNMTATDLTEGAGGDGFCRYLDVVAGETYYLIVDNFSTNTNGFVLSWGGTATLSSPFTSATQPYPFIPPGVPNATPGGPSEVIVCSDPATFDFTTLSTGIINGNPNFQVSYHTSSNDALTGNNPITAPQVVNTTTVYYYSLSYVDVANPNSPISKCKQTGTFKFKQGNITALDVTLTACNNNNNGTAIYDLTSANVLPSDPTAIKKYYPTMADLLAGTNEITNPANFTSSTGTVFVNVTTLQGCSDSAQITLNFYPVVVVTEATLRSCFIETNPSTALFNLTTAAVTTQTGTKTYFPSLADAIAGTNEILNPTAYISPNGVVFVKVTNANGCYGVAKVNLIVLPPVYSNVLEDKIICMEDKTTLDAGPGFTGYAWSTGATTQSINNVSVGTYWVDLKTGTCITRQTVKVYASEQPVISLIDIVNNTVTVNVVGGTAPYQYSMDGINWQDSNAFTNVPRGDNMVYVKDAYDCDPITVDIVVPNLVNVITPNGDGVNDVIDYSALAGKQSLVLTIYDRYGGKVGQADKLSGFKWDGTTSGKKVPTGTYWYSVTWTENDKKNTPFKFSGWVLVKNRE
- a CDS encoding T9SS type B sorting domain-containing protein; translated protein: MKKLLLLIVVFLSQMTFAQSDCVSAIPVCGNSDISYNPNSSGTTPENTAGSCLDVEHYSVWYVFTAATSGTIEFTINPNTVPNVNHYDYDFAVYGANIDCATWDFGNAASCNFSGLSGPTGLSSTETGDQWEPPLTVNAGETYYLLIDNYIPSNPYGFSLTWGGTATLSSAFTDPTLAPNPFIAPGDTNPAGGPNLVSTCPLPGQFDFTTLSAGILNGNPNFIISYHTTANDALFGTNPITTPITVNATDTYYYSMHYQDPTDPNNPLNACRQTGSFKFKLGTITPQNVTIKACNNNGAGTGTFNLLAANVYFDPTATKEFYLTQSDMDAGINKIQNPGAYVSGEKTIFVKVTTTGLCVGSSTIKLEFFPVVVAYDATIESCFIETNVNTASFDLTLANVTSQNGTTKKFYKTQADAIAGINEIFSPYISTNGVVYVRVINDDNCYAIAKITLKVLPPVKSNVLKDKIICIEDKTTLDAGPGFDGYEWSTGATTQTITNVGAGEYWVKLKTGRCWTLQEVHVNASVQPVITSIDITNDSFTVNVSGGKAPYQYSLDGTNWQDSNVFTGLPRGENKVYVKDAYDCNPIDVQVTVPNLLNAITPNGDNRNDYIDYSALAYKKNLVFTVYDRYGNMMYQADKIRNYTWDGTSGGKKIVTGTYWYTITWTENDKKNTETKYSGWVLVKNID
- the dnaB gene encoding replicative DNA helicase, which codes for MAQKETLSSLTNGNFAKELSIADGKMPPNALEFERLVIGTFLIDKKGLDHSIDLLTPEVFYDPRHQVIFSTILKLYESNNPVDLMTIIQDLKKDGKLSSAGGDSYIIDLTMGVSSSAHIEYHVRVILEKYILRSLINVSANVIDASYKESTDVFELLDKAEQSFFEITNGTIKKGFDTANSLVKQAIETIKSLKDKEGLSGVPSGFRDVDKETGGWQNSDLIIIAARPAMGKTAFLLSMARNIAVGHKIPMALFSLEMASVQLITRMIASETRISSEKLRKGTLDDEEWQRLFSNVSELENAPLYIDETPSLSIFDFRAKCRRLVMQHGVRLIMVDYLQLMTAGSGGKGTGNREQEISMISRSLKAIAKELNVPVIALSQLSRSVETRPGKRPQLSDLRESGAIEQDADIVSFIFRPEYYKITVWDNDEEGQETSTENQAELIIAKHRNGATADVRLSFLKHFAKFDNIEAAFNGGGGGYPSSMGSNEPSGFDKIKTTIQPGAAFDLPDNSKLSGSSMNDFDDEDDFPF
- the rnhA gene encoding ribonuclease HI translates to MRIEIYTDGACSGNPGKGGYGILMRVPEKNYQKTFSKGFRKTTNNRMELLAVITALEKLKSPDNEIHIYTDSKYVSDAINQNWLAGWIKRGWKNVKNPDLWQKFVALYNIHKPKMHWIKGHAGHFENELCDKLAVAASNSTDLEVDAYFENLENNSLF